One window from the genome of Candidatus Zixiibacteriota bacterium encodes:
- a CDS encoding GIY-YIG nuclease family protein, with amino-acid sequence MYFVYIIQSLMDGNYYTGYTSDLKRRLERHDSGYSQATKKRKPFELVYCESYEDKSEAIKREYFLKSKIGGPTKKSLVESFPKEELKKYLELIR; translated from the coding sequence GTGTATTTCGTATACATAATTCAAAGCCTGATGGATGGTAATTACTACACGGGATACACTTCGGACTTAAAAAGGAGATTGGAACGACACGATTCAGGATACTCACAGGCTACCAAAAAGAGAAAACCATTTGAGTTGGTTTACTGTGAAAGTTACGAAGACAAGAGTGAGGCGATAAAAAGAGAGTATTTCCTGAAAAGCAAAATTGGAGGACCAACTAAAAAAAGTTTGGTTGAAAGTTTTCCTAAAGAGGAGTTAAAAAAATATCTGGAACTGATAAGATAA